A region from the Mucilaginibacter sp. CSA2-8R genome encodes:
- a CDS encoding M1 family metallopeptidase: MFKRFILFTALAASSLSGFAQNALYMPRDIQNAFKKGTRSPDGKPGKNYWQNHARYDIHVTAAPPNRNIKGTESITYFNDSPDTLRSLNMKLILNVHRPGAVRLSPAQPDYLTSGMQIDTFTVNGQQSVAWNNEQAAATNQRVRLAKPLLPHDSLKLNIAWHYEISKESNREGMIDATTYYLAYFYPRVSVYDDYNGWDYLPFNDALEFYNDFNDYNLKVTVPANYLVWATGTLQNAAQVLQPEYAKRLQASFTSDSTIHVATAQDLAAKKITKPGNNTWIWTSNHITDVALGLSDHYVWDAASVVVDKATGRRASMQAAFADSSADFHHSVQNGRNSLSYFSTSWPGVPYPFPKMTAFQGFADMEYPMMVNDSHTDDLRFAQFVQDHEIAHTYFPFYMGINETRYGYMDEGWATTFEYLIGKAEVGQAATDKLYKNFRVNRWVHDPSSYEDLPIITPTSELNMAAGNNEYGKASLSYLALKDMLGDELFKKALHTYMDNWHGKHPIPWDYFNSMNAGSGRNLNWFFNNWFFTNGYIDLAVDNVAKTKTGVNITIKNIGGFAAPFDAVITYTNGSSDTLHRTSAFWESNQKQATLALKNTKAVKSVKLDGGIFMDADENNNTWNAK; this comes from the coding sequence ATGTTTAAAAGATTTATCCTTTTTACGGCTTTGGCGGCAAGTTCGCTTAGCGGTTTTGCGCAGAATGCGCTTTATATGCCACGCGACATACAAAATGCCTTTAAAAAAGGCACCCGCTCGCCAGATGGTAAACCCGGTAAAAACTACTGGCAAAACCATGCCCGCTATGATATTCACGTCACCGCCGCGCCGCCTAATCGCAATATCAAAGGCACGGAGAGTATTACTTATTTCAACGATAGTCCCGACACGCTGCGCAGCCTCAACATGAAGTTAATCCTGAATGTACATCGCCCTGGTGCGGTACGGCTTTCGCCTGCTCAACCAGATTATCTTACATCAGGTATGCAAATAGACACTTTTACTGTTAATGGCCAGCAGTCTGTTGCGTGGAACAACGAGCAGGCGGCTGCAACCAATCAAAGAGTTCGGCTTGCTAAACCACTTCTGCCGCATGATTCGCTTAAACTGAACATTGCCTGGCACTACGAAATCTCCAAAGAAAGTAACCGCGAAGGCATGATTGATGCCACTACTTATTACCTGGCTTACTTTTATCCGCGGGTTTCAGTTTATGATGATTATAATGGCTGGGACTATCTTCCGTTTAATGACGCGCTGGAGTTTTACAACGATTTTAACGACTATAATCTTAAGGTAACGGTACCGGCCAATTACCTGGTTTGGGCCACTGGTACACTGCAAAACGCCGCCCAGGTATTACAACCTGAGTATGCTAAACGCCTGCAGGCTTCTTTCACCAGCGATTCGACCATACACGTAGCCACCGCGCAAGACCTGGCCGCTAAAAAGATTACCAAGCCAGGCAACAACACCTGGATATGGACGTCGAACCACATTACCGATGTAGCGCTTGGATTGAGCGACCATTATGTATGGGATGCCGCGAGTGTGGTGGTTGACAAAGCCACCGGCCGCCGCGCAAGCATGCAGGCTGCCTTTGCAGATAGCTCGGCTGATTTTCATCATTCGGTGCAGAATGGCCGCAATAGTTTGAGCTATTTTTCGACCAGTTGGCCGGGTGTACCTTACCCCTTCCCTAAAATGACAGCATTTCAAGGCTTTGCCGATATGGAGTACCCTATGATGGTGAATGACAGCCATACGGATGATTTGCGTTTTGCTCAGTTTGTGCAGGACCATGAAATTGCGCATACCTACTTCCCGTTTTACATGGGTATCAACGAAACCCGTTATGGTTATATGGATGAAGGTTGGGCTACGACGTTTGAGTATTTGATTGGCAAAGCCGAAGTTGGCCAGGCGGCGACGGATAAGCTTTATAAAAACTTCCGGGTTAACCGTTGGGTACATGACCCATCCAGCTACGAGGATTTACCTATTATTACCCCGACCAGCGAACTAAACATGGCTGCGGGCAACAACGAATATGGTAAAGCATCACTTAGCTATCTGGCTTTGAAAGATATGCTGGGCGATGAACTCTTTAAGAAAGCGCTGCATACATACATGGATAATTGGCACGGCAAGCACCCTATCCCGTGGGATTATTTCAACTCCATGAATGCAGGCTCGGGCCGTAACCTGAACTGGTTTTTTAATAACTGGTTTTTCACCAATGGCTACATAGACCTGGCTGTTGATAATGTGGCCAAAACGAAAACCGGCGTTAACATCACCATTAAAAACATCGGTGGCTTTGCGGCACCTTTCGACGCCGTGATTACTTACACCAATGGATCCTCAGATACCTTACACCGTACATCAGCTTTTTGGGAGAGCAACCAAAAACAGGCAACACTGGCACTTAAGAATACAAAAGCGGTTAAGTCGGTTAAGCTCGATGGTGGTATTTTTATGGATGCCGACGAAAATAATAATACATGGAACGCTAAATAA
- the fusA gene encoding elongation factor G — protein sequence MSRDLKYTRNIGIAAHIDAGKTTTTERILYYSGVSHKIGEVHEGAATMDWMAQEQERGITITSAATTVFWNYRGDKYQVNVIDTPGHVDFTVEVNRSLRVLDGLVFLFSAVDGVEPQSETNWRLANNYNVPRIGFVNKMDRSGADFLKVVKQVRSMLGSHAVPLQIPIGAEDNFKGVVDLINFRGVVWNEHDKGMTFTEVPIPDDMVEEANEWREKLLEAVAEFDDTLMEKFFDDPTTITEREVLDALRQATLAGKIVPMTCGSSFKNKGVQTMLDYVMELLPSPLDSKGVVGTNPDTGEEVLVKPDAKEPFAALAFKIATDPFVGRLCFIRVYAGNLDAGSYVHNMRSDNKERISRIFQMHANKQNPIPNVGAGDIAAVVGFKDIKTGDTLCDEKNKIVLESMVFPEPVIGLAIEPKTQADIDKLGMALGKLAEEDPTFRVNSDEETGQTVISGMGELHLDIIMDRLKREFKVEVNQGAPQVAYKEAITGTTQHRETYKKQTGGRGKFADIQVIISPPDEGKEGLQFVNEISGGAIPREFIPSVEKGFAAAMANGVLAGYPLTGLKVRLIDGSFHAVDSDALSFEIAGRSAYREALPKCRPVLLEPIMKIEILTPEENMGDVIGDMNRRRGQLLGMDSRAGAQVIKATVPLSEMFGYVTQLRTITSGRATSTMEFDHYEDAPRNVQDEVVAKAKGKRIGA from the coding sequence ATGTCAAGAGATCTTAAATATACAAGAAATATTGGTATTGCCGCTCACATTGATGCCGGTAAAACCACTACCACCGAGCGTATCCTTTACTACAGTGGTGTAAGCCATAAAATTGGTGAGGTACACGAAGGTGCTGCTACTATGGACTGGATGGCTCAGGAGCAGGAGCGTGGTATTACCATCACTTCGGCTGCTACAACCGTATTCTGGAACTACCGTGGCGACAAATACCAGGTAAACGTAATTGACACTCCGGGCCACGTTGACTTTACCGTAGAGGTAAACCGTTCATTGCGTGTACTGGATGGTCTGGTTTTCCTGTTCTCGGCCGTTGACGGTGTTGAGCCTCAGTCAGAAACTAACTGGCGTTTGGCTAACAACTACAACGTACCTCGCATTGGTTTCGTTAACAAAATGGACCGTTCGGGTGCCGACTTCTTAAAGGTTGTTAAACAAGTACGTAGCATGTTGGGCAGCCACGCGGTGCCTCTGCAAATCCCTATCGGTGCTGAAGACAACTTTAAAGGTGTGGTTGATTTAATCAACTTCCGTGGTGTGGTTTGGAACGAGCACGATAAAGGTATGACCTTTACCGAAGTGCCAATCCCTGACGATATGGTTGAGGAAGCTAACGAGTGGAGAGAAAAATTACTGGAAGCTGTTGCTGAGTTTGACGATACGTTGATGGAGAAATTCTTTGACGATCCGACCACCATCACCGAGCGCGAAGTATTAGATGCTTTACGCCAGGCTACTTTAGCCGGTAAAATCGTTCCGATGACTTGTGGTTCATCTTTCAAAAACAAAGGTGTACAAACCATGCTTGATTACGTAATGGAGTTGTTGCCTTCACCTCTTGATTCAAAAGGTGTTGTAGGTACTAACCCTGATACTGGCGAAGAAGTATTGGTTAAACCAGACGCAAAAGAGCCATTTGCCGCTTTGGCATTTAAAATTGCAACTGACCCGTTTGTTGGTCGTTTGTGTTTCATCCGCGTTTACGCTGGTAACCTTGATGCTGGTTCTTATGTACACAACATGCGTTCTGACAATAAAGAGCGTATCTCTCGTATATTCCAGATGCACGCTAATAAGCAAAACCCAATCCCTAACGTAGGGGCTGGTGATATTGCTGCGGTAGTAGGCTTCAAGGATATTAAAACTGGTGATACCCTTTGCGACGAAAAGAACAAAATCGTTCTGGAGTCAATGGTGTTCCCTGAGCCGGTTATCGGTTTAGCGATCGAGCCTAAAACTCAGGCTGATATTGATAAACTGGGTATGGCTTTAGGTAAGTTAGCTGAAGAGGATCCAACATTCCGTGTAAACTCTGATGAGGAAACCGGCCAGACTGTAATTTCAGGTATGGGCGAGCTTCACCTGGATATCATCATGGACCGCTTAAAACGTGAGTTTAAAGTAGAGGTTAACCAAGGTGCTCCACAAGTAGCTTATAAAGAGGCTATCACTGGTACTACGCAACATCGCGAAACCTACAAGAAACAAACTGGTGGTCGTGGTAAATTTGCCGACATTCAGGTAATTATCTCTCCTCCGGATGAAGGTAAAGAAGGTTTACAGTTTGTGAATGAAATTAGTGGTGGTGCTATCCCTCGCGAGTTTATTCCATCTGTAGAAAAAGGCTTTGCTGCTGCCATGGCTAATGGTGTGTTGGCAGGTTACCCACTTACCGGCTTAAAAGTACGTTTAATTGATGGTTCATTCCACGCAGTCGATTCGGACGCATTATCGTTCGAGATTGCAGGTCGTTCGGCATACCGTGAGGCATTGCCTAAATGTAGACCAGTATTGCTGGAGCCAATCATGAAAATCGAAATCTTAACCCCTGAAGAAAACATGGGTGACGTTATCGGTGACATGAACCGTCGTCGTGGCCAATTGTTAGGTATGGACAGCCGTGCAGGCGCACAGGTAATTAAAGCTACTGTGCCACTTTCAGAAATGTTTGGTTATGTAACCCAGTTACGTACTATCACTTCTGGCCGTGCTACTTCAACAATGGAGTTTGACCATTATGAAGATGCTCCACGTAACGTACAGGATGAAGTTGTTGCCAAGGCAAAAGGTAAAAGAATAGGTGCTTAA
- the rplD gene encoding 50S ribosomal protein L4: MEVNVLNVSGQQTGAKVQLPDSVFGIEPNDHAIYLDVKQFLANQRQGTHKSKQRNEIAGSTRKLHKQKGTGGARAGSIKSPLFNGGGRVFGPQPRDYSFKLNKKLKQLARKSALTYKAQDNSIVVLEDFTFDTIKTKNYTKLVADLNIGNEKTLLVLPAANNNIYLSSRNLKKAKVITADQLSTYDVLNAGKLLLTAGSVKTLEEAFAK, encoded by the coding sequence ATGGAAGTCAATGTATTAAATGTATCAGGTCAGCAAACAGGTGCCAAGGTGCAGCTTCCTGATTCGGTTTTCGGTATCGAACCTAACGACCATGCGATTTATCTTGATGTTAAACAGTTTTTAGCTAACCAACGTCAAGGTACACACAAGTCAAAACAACGTAACGAAATTGCAGGTTCAACCCGCAAATTGCATAAACAAAAAGGTACTGGTGGTGCCCGCGCAGGTAGCATCAAGTCGCCTTTATTCAACGGTGGTGGCCGTGTATTCGGTCCGCAACCGCGTGATTACAGCTTCAAGCTGAACAAAAAGCTTAAGCAATTAGCCCGTAAATCAGCGCTTACTTACAAAGCTCAGGATAATAGCATTGTGGTGTTGGAAGATTTTACTTTCGATACTATCAAAACTAAAAACTATACTAAACTGGTTGCTGATTTAAATATTGGCAATGAGAAAACTCTTTTAGTATTACCTGCTGCCAACAACAATATTTATTTATCAAGCAGAAACCTGAAAAAAGCTAAGGTTATTACTGCCGACCAATTAAGCACTTATGATGTGTTGAACGCCGGTAAGCTTTTATTAACTGCAGGTTCTGTTAAAACTCTGGAGGAAGCATTCGCTAAGTAA
- the rplB gene encoding 50S ribosomal protein L2 — protein sequence MAVKRFKPVTPGTRFRVGADYSDVTTNVPEKSLVVSHKKSGGRNNTGKMTMRYIGGGHKKSYRLIDFKRDKFEIPAVVATIEYDPNRSARIALLNYADGEKRYMIAPEGLTVGQTVLSGAGSPPEIGNTLPLKNIPLGSIIHNIELNPGQGGTIARSAGTYAQLSARDGKYAIIKLPSGETRMILSTCLATIGTVSNAEKANEVLGKAGRKRWIGRRPRVRGVAMNPVDHPMGGGEGRSSGGHPRSRKGLLAKGYKTRDKKKTSDRYIIERRKK from the coding sequence ATGGCAGTTAAAAGATTTAAACCGGTAACCCCGGGTACCCGTTTCCGGGTAGGCGCTGACTACTCTGATGTGACTACCAACGTTCCTGAAAAGTCATTGGTTGTATCGCACAAAAAATCAGGCGGACGTAACAATACCGGTAAAATGACTATGCGTTATATCGGTGGCGGTCACAAAAAATCGTACCGTTTGATTGACTTCAAACGTGACAAATTTGAGATCCCAGCAGTAGTTGCAACTATTGAATACGATCCAAATCGTTCAGCTCGTATTGCCCTGCTTAACTATGCAGACGGCGAGAAAAGATATATGATTGCTCCTGAAGGCCTGACTGTAGGTCAGACTGTTCTTTCTGGTGCTGGTTCTCCTCCTGAAATAGGAAATACCTTACCATTAAAAAACATCCCTTTAGGTTCTATCATCCACAACATCGAACTTAATCCTGGCCAGGGCGGTACAATTGCCCGTTCGGCTGGTACATACGCTCAATTGTCGGCTCGTGATGGCAAATATGCTATCATTAAGTTACCTTCAGGCGAAACCCGTATGATTTTGTCTACTTGTTTAGCTACCATTGGTACAGTATCAAACGCTGAAAAAGCGAATGAGGTATTAGGTAAAGCAGGTCGTAAGCGTTGGATCGGACGTCGTCCAAGAGTGCGTGGTGTAGCCATGAACCCTGTTGATCACCCTATGGGTGGTGGTGAAGGCCGTTCATCTGGTGGTCACCCACGTTCACGTAAAGGTTTATTAGCTAAAGGCTACAAAACCCGCGACAAAAAGAAAACATCTGATCGTTATATCATAGAAAGAAGGAAGAAATAA
- the rpsL gene encoding 30S ribosomal protein S12 yields MPTIQQLVRKGRVALEDKSKSPALDSCPQRRGVCTRVYTTTPKKPNSAMRKVARVRLTNGKEVNAYIPGEGHNLQEHSIVLIRGGRVKDLPGVRYHIIRGALDTSGVNGRNQRRSKYGTKRPKPGQPAAATKGAPAKGKKK; encoded by the coding sequence ATGCCTACTATTCAACAATTAGTTAGAAAAGGTAGAGTAGCTCTGGAGGATAAGAGTAAATCCCCAGCGTTGGACAGCTGTCCACAGCGAAGAGGCGTGTGTACCCGTGTATACACCACTACCCCTAAAAAACCAAACTCAGCAATGCGTAAAGTGGCCCGTGTGCGCCTTACTAACGGTAAAGAGGTGAATGCCTACATTCCGGGTGAAGGTCACAACTTACAGGAGCACTCTATCGTGTTAATTCGTGGCGGCAGGGTAAAAGATTTACCTGGTGTTCGTTACCACATCATCCGTGGTGCGTTGGATACTTCAGGTGTAAACGGCCGTAATCAGCGTCGTTCTAAATATGGTACTAAACGTCCTAAACCAGGTCAACCGGCAGCAGCAACTAAAGGTGCACCAGCTAAAGGCAAAAAGAAATAA
- the rpsG gene encoding 30S ribosomal protein S7 produces the protein MRKSKPKKRILLPDPRFNDVLVTRFVNNMMYDGKKSTAYSIFYNAVDIVEKKINESGLDTWKKALNNVMPAVEVKSRRVGGANFQVPTEVRPERKIALGMKWLISYARRRGEKTMMEKLAGEIISASKGEGAAVKKKEDTHKMAEANKAFSHFRF, from the coding sequence ATGAGAAAGTCAAAACCGAAAAAAAGAATCCTTCTTCCTGACCCAAGATTTAATGATGTTTTGGTAACCAGGTTCGTAAATAACATGATGTATGATGGTAAAAAATCTACCGCATACAGCATTTTCTATAACGCCGTTGATATCGTTGAGAAAAAAATCAACGAAAGCGGTTTAGATACCTGGAAAAAAGCATTAAACAATGTTATGCCTGCTGTTGAGGTTAAGTCTCGCCGTGTAGGTGGTGCTAACTTCCAGGTTCCTACCGAGGTTCGTCCGGAGCGTAAAATTGCTTTAGGTATGAAATGGTTAATCAGCTATGCCCGTCGTCGTGGTGAAAAAACCATGATGGAGAAATTAGCCGGCGAAATCATCTCTGCTTCAAAAGGTGAAGGTGCTGCCGTTAAGAAAAAAGAAGATACGCACAAAATGGCTGAGGCCAACAAAGCGTTCTCGCATTTCAGATTCTAA
- a CDS encoding NHL repeat-containing protein: MTLRFFNLVIFSAVLLLFSACKKESSVSSKADTVSKTTPVKITEIDRPIYVKATKGDFGSQIVVKWAPMPLAKKYQLYKFNEADQQYKLLKETPDTTYTDILGKPLVKNYYKVKIYNSSTEYSQFSDVDYGYTSGQTYSKFGVFGSEGTGIGQFQFPSNVEADAGGNLYVSDEFGGIQKFDAGGKFIEYFYKPSGAGTRALVFLYNGNFVATHIADYGNNVSIFSAQKQEISSFAPLGMGNGDGQFGNTRQICNDKDDNIYIVDQINKRVQKFDKNGKFLLKFNITTIGASNAGWGVCYLNDNIFVSNTAGNDITVYDKNGIYVRSFNIGAPSYSIKTDGENLIIGSVGYIIKTDDKGQVVEKIGQGQFVSIVAGVAINKSQDIIATDTYGRKVITFKKL, encoded by the coding sequence ATGACTCTTAGATTTTTTAATCTTGTTATTTTTTCTGCTGTTTTATTGCTTTTTTCTGCTTGTAAAAAAGAATCATCTGTCAGCAGTAAAGCAGATACTGTTAGTAAAACCACCCCCGTAAAAATTACCGAAATAGACAGACCGATTTATGTAAAAGCTACTAAAGGCGATTTTGGGTCGCAAATAGTTGTTAAGTGGGCGCCAATGCCTTTAGCTAAGAAGTATCAGTTGTATAAATTCAATGAAGCTGACCAACAGTACAAGCTACTTAAAGAAACACCTGACACAACGTATACCGATATTCTTGGAAAGCCTTTAGTTAAGAATTACTACAAGGTAAAAATTTATAACAGCAGCACAGAGTACAGCCAATTTAGTGATGTTGACTATGGCTACACTTCCGGACAAACGTATAGTAAGTTTGGAGTATTTGGGAGCGAAGGTACTGGGATTGGTCAATTCCAATTTCCATCAAATGTAGAGGCTGATGCTGGCGGTAATTTGTATGTAAGCGACGAGTTTGGGGGCATTCAAAAGTTTGATGCTGGAGGGAAATTCATTGAATATTTTTACAAGCCTTCGGGGGCAGGTACCCGTGCATTAGTCTTTTTATATAACGGTAATTTTGTAGCAACACACATAGCAGATTATGGCAACAACGTAAGTATTTTTAGCGCACAAAAGCAGGAGATATCTTCATTTGCACCTCTTGGAATGGGGAATGGAGATGGCCAATTTGGAAATACCAGGCAAATTTGTAATGATAAAGATGATAATATTTATATTGTTGATCAGATAAACAAACGAGTTCAAAAGTTTGATAAGAATGGAAAGTTCCTCTTGAAGTTCAATATTACCACCATTGGTGCGTCCAACGCAGGCTGGGGAGTATGTTATTTAAATGATAACATATTTGTAAGCAATACTGCTGGAAACGATATAACTGTATATGATAAAAATGGGATCTATGTTAGATCATTCAATATCGGAGCTCCAAGCTACTCTATTAAAACTGATGGTGAAAATCTGATTATAGGGTCAGTTGGTTACATTATAAAAACAGATGACAAAGGCCAAGTAGTTGAAAAAATTGGACAAGGGCAGTTTGTGTCTATTGTTGCAGGTGTAGCCATAAACAAGTCTCAAGATATTATAGCTACCGATACTTATGGAAGGAAAGTTATTACATTCAAAAAATTATAA
- the rplW gene encoding 50S ribosomal protein L23 codes for MEILKKPLLTEKVSLLTEKLNRYAFKVDPRANKIQIKSAVEAMYGVTVTAVNTMKYAGKLKSRYTKAGTVTGRPAAYKKAIITLKDGETIDFYSTI; via the coding sequence ATGGAAATCTTAAAAAAACCTTTACTTACTGAAAAAGTATCTCTGCTAACAGAGAAACTTAACCGTTACGCTTTTAAAGTTGATCCCAGAGCGAATAAAATTCAGATCAAATCAGCAGTAGAAGCTATGTACGGTGTTACTGTAACCGCAGTAAATACCATGAAATATGCCGGCAAATTGAAGAGCCGCTACACTAAGGCAGGAACTGTAACCGGGAGGCCAGCTGCTTACAAGAAAGCGATCATCACTTTAAAGGACGGTGAAACAATTGATTTTTATAGCACAATCTAA
- the rplC gene encoding 50S ribosomal protein L3 codes for MSGIIGKKVGMTSIFDEAGKNIPCTVIEAGPCVVTHVKSVDTDGYAAVQLAYDEQKEKNTPAPLKGHFQKAGTTPKRKLVEFTTFEDQKSLGDTVAVDIFVVGDFVDVVGTSKGKGFQGVVKRHGFSGVGMQTHGQHNRLRAPGSLGASSWPSRVFKGMRMAGQTGNSRVKVQNLEVVKVFAEQNLLVVKGSIPGAKGSFVIVDK; via the coding sequence ATGTCAGGAATTATTGGAAAAAAGGTAGGAATGACCAGCATTTTCGATGAGGCGGGGAAAAACATTCCCTGTACGGTAATCGAGGCTGGCCCTTGCGTGGTTACTCACGTTAAGTCTGTTGATACAGACGGATATGCAGCTGTTCAGCTGGCATATGATGAGCAAAAAGAGAAAAACACTCCAGCTCCCTTAAAAGGCCATTTCCAGAAAGCTGGTACTACGCCAAAGCGTAAACTGGTTGAGTTCACAACTTTCGAAGATCAAAAAAGTCTGGGCGACACTGTTGCGGTAGACATTTTTGTTGTTGGAGATTTTGTGGATGTGGTTGGTACTTCAAAAGGTAAAGGCTTTCAAGGTGTGGTAAAGCGTCACGGCTTTAGCGGTGTGGGTATGCAAACCCACGGTCAGCACAACCGTTTACGCGCACCGGGTTCACTGGGTGCTTCGTCTTGGCCTTCACGCGTATTTAAAGGCATGCGCATGGCTGGTCAAACTGGTAACTCACGTGTTAAGGTGCAAAACCTTGAAGTGGTTAAAGTGTTTGCCGAGCAAAATTTGCTGGTTGTTAAAGGTTCCATCCCAGGAGCTAAGGGTTCATTCGTAATCGTGGATAAATAA
- a CDS encoding prephenate dehydrogenase: MNIGIIGLGDMGKVYAKAFAKAGYAVCGCDLPQNYEALQADLTPYHIRVMEDGKQVARTSDLLIYSVEAEHMERVVADTSGSIKYGAIVAGQTSVKHPEIAIFNKYLPADVQIVTFHAMHGGAFEPAGQNLVLIPYRTDKEAYQRMYDLFMAIGSSIVELADYHEHDQIVADTQAVTHVGFESMGTAWASAGFFPWENASYLGGIDNVKILITLRIFSYKAHVYAGLAILNPYARQQVKRYAQSESELFKLMIKEDEHAFRQRLYKARDFVFHESRQPIMLNDTVMDEFAFHGSAQERKPNSHLSILSMVDAWHHLGVNPYDNLIGQTPPFRLRLGIAEYLFKNEELLEESIQTAIYDKSIRGDDLEFHSAVREWSSIINYGDMEGYKKHFNQVQAFFGDRLPEGQKQSADMIRQLMKK; encoded by the coding sequence ATGAACATCGGAATAATTGGTTTGGGCGATATGGGTAAGGTATATGCCAAGGCTTTTGCTAAAGCAGGCTATGCCGTTTGTGGCTGCGATTTACCGCAAAATTATGAAGCATTACAAGCCGATCTGACTCCCTACCACATTCGCGTAATGGAAGATGGCAAGCAGGTAGCCCGCACCAGCGACTTGCTGATTTACTCGGTAGAGGCCGAGCATATGGAAAGGGTAGTGGCTGATACCTCAGGTTCTATCAAGTACGGTGCTATTGTGGCGGGACAGACCTCCGTCAAACATCCCGAGATAGCCATTTTTAACAAGTATCTCCCGGCCGATGTTCAGATCGTGACTTTTCATGCCATGCATGGCGGGGCTTTCGAGCCTGCCGGGCAAAACCTCGTGCTCATCCCTTACCGTACAGATAAGGAAGCATACCAGCGCATGTATGATTTATTTATGGCTATAGGCTCAAGCATTGTTGAGCTGGCCGATTACCATGAGCACGACCAGATCGTAGCCGATACGCAGGCGGTAACGCATGTAGGTTTCGAGAGTATGGGAACTGCTTGGGCATCCGCAGGATTTTTTCCATGGGAGAATGCATCCTACTTAGGTGGGATCGATAATGTAAAAATATTAATCACGCTGCGGATATTTAGTTACAAAGCGCATGTGTACGCAGGCTTAGCAATTTTAAACCCATATGCCCGGCAGCAGGTAAAGCGTTATGCACAATCCGAATCGGAGTTGTTCAAATTGATGATTAAGGAAGACGAACATGCTTTCAGGCAGAGGTTATACAAGGCGCGCGATTTTGTTTTTCATGAAAGCCGCCAGCCCATTATGCTGAACGATACCGTGATGGATGAGTTTGCGTTTCATGGCAGTGCCCAGGAGCGAAAACCTAATTCGCACTTAAGTATCTTAAGTATGGTTGATGCCTGGCATCACTTAGGCGTTAATCCTTATGATAATTTAATCGGGCAGACGCCACCATTCAGGCTGCGCTTGGGTATTGCCGAATACTTATTTAAGAACGAAGAATTACTGGAGGAGTCTATACAAACAGCGATTTACGATAAATCCATCCGGGGAGATGACTTGGAGTTCCACTCGGCTGTAAGGGAATGGTCGTCTATCATTAACTACGGCGATATGGAAGGGTATAAGAAACACTTTAACCAGGTACAGGCCTTTTTTGGCGACCGTTTACCGGAAGGCCAAAAGCAAAGCGCTGATATGATACGCCAGCTGATGAAGAAATAA
- the rpsS gene encoding 30S ribosomal protein S19, with translation MARSIKKGPYIDHNLDKKVQVLNDSSKKSVVKTWSRRSMISPDFVGHTFAVHNGNKFIPVYVTENMVGHKLGEFAPTRTFRGHAEKKK, from the coding sequence ATGGCACGTTCGATTAAAAAAGGCCCTTATATTGATCATAACCTGGACAAAAAAGTACAGGTATTGAATGACTCAAGTAAGAAATCAGTTGTAAAAACATGGTCACGTCGTTCCATGATCTCTCCTGATTTTGTTGGTCATACATTTGCAGTACACAACGGTAATAAATTTATCCCTGTGTATGTAACAGAAAACATGGTAGGTCATAAGCTGGGAGAGTTTGCACCAACCCGCACATTCCGTGGTCACGCAGAAAAGAAAAAATAA
- the rpsJ gene encoding 30S ribosomal protein S10, producing the protein MSQRIRIKLKSYDYNLVDKSAEKIVKTVKPTGAVVSGPLPLPTEKKIFTVLRSPHVNKKAREQFQLCSYKRLLDIYSSNSKTVDALMKLELPSGVEVEIKV; encoded by the coding sequence ATGAGCCAAAGAATCAGAATTAAACTGAAATCTTACGATTATAACTTGGTTGACAAATCAGCTGAGAAAATCGTAAAAACTGTAAAGCCAACCGGCGCTGTAGTAAGCGGTCCGCTTCCTTTACCTACTGAAAAGAAAATCTTTACGGTATTACGTTCACCACACGTAAACAAAAAAGCGCGTGAGCAATTCCAACTGTGCAGCTACAAACGTTTGCTGGACATTTATAGCTCAAACTCTAAAACTGTAGATGCTTTGATGAAGCTTGAATTACCAAGCGGTGTTGAAGTTGAAATCAAAGTGTGA